The nucleotide window agaagggacgtggtTAGCACCTAAGTCAAATCAGAtactatgacaggcaaaacctTCTTAtagaaagctgtgggtaaaacatcaaggcagcagcagGAACTTAGCTGGTGAATGATTTCTTCTAggtttttgtggtttatttgtctgaattgggacattttgtcaaaatcAGTTCTAATTGGGGACAATTTTGGTACTGAACTTtatatggatgtacagactgccCCTCTAATCATTTGAATTTTCTCAGTCAAGAAGTTAGCAAATGAATTACAGGCCCTGGGGGGAGTGAGGTTTAGatgccacggacacaggaggatttgttaacctgtcaactGTGGCAATTAAGGCACGagcaatattaatgtttttgctgatgatctcagagaagaaagatacCCTTGTatctttcagttttaagttaTGTATGTAGAGTCTGTCTTTATAGATGTTATAGTGAACCTGGACTCTAGTCTTTTGCCACCTGCATTCAGTTTTGCAGCTTTTGTCACTTCTAACTGGAGGAGCACTTATCCACTGAGATTCgttcttcccagaaacaaccttcactttaattggagcaatgaagtcaatgatgtctgaaactttagactgaaagttatctactataTATAGAAAGGAGAGGACAGACAGAAACCCGCACCAGAAGAACTGGACCACAAGGACGTTTTATTGAAACAGAGGTGATGTATGTTTaggttgaaaatgaaaaaaaaaaacaaaaacaaaaaaaacaaagtacataGTTTTTCAACAGATTTTCTTTATAATTTGCACAACAATCATATGACAAATAATATGTCAGCAGTTATCCCATACTGACCTGTGATGGGAAGACTTTTACCAAGAAATTGTActttaaattttacatttagaTTTCTTGCATGCTCTGTTTTGATGTCAGCTGCAGTTTAAACGGGGTTTACCTTCACTGCAACAATTAAAGTTGACCAATAGTCTCTCTTCCATCGccacaaagatttaaaaatatatctctTGAGTTGCTCCAAGCCAAAATAAGCACTTTCTTATCTTGCAGAGAGGATCTACAAATGCCAATACCTCTGCATAGCTTCTTTTGGAGTAAACAAAGAGGGCGTGTTATAATCTGTCCATAAGTATACGTGGCTGAATATGTGCATCGGTCAGTCAGAAAGAAACTCAGTCAGCACAGCAGGTCCCAGTGGATCATGTCGATCATGAAGAAGTTGTTGCTCGTTTTATCCGTGGTGCCCATGGCGTTGAGTTACCCTTTCTTTCCACCAACGTGCTACTCCAAGGCTCTCAGGATGGCGCGAGAGATCACCCAGATGGAAGCAGATTTGAAGATAGGCTATGACACTGTAAGTCACCTGGTCTGAAGTCACCTGTCGTTGTTTTCTGTTCCACAAAAGGCtttccatttctttattttgttttctttaaactcacagctgtttttttcctctccctccagGGCCACTGTATGGCACACATGCCAGACCTTTATCTTGATATCCATGTAAGTATGATCTCCAAATAcagtaaaatgtaatttaaaatggaacttttgaaaaaaaattgcacaaatccctgagtaaaatgttctttagaaCCTTTCTTTCTGCTGAATATCACCTAGACTATATTTCAAGTTCTCTGGCTGTTGCTACACCACTGTGGTGTTTTGACTGCAAACTTCAGCACCTTCAAATCCCACAAGGGGAATTTTAATTGTCACTCAGAATGCTTGTGTGATGTACAAAATGAGGGCCTACATCTCCCTGCTGGAAGACCTCAGACGGCGGCGCTGTGCTTACACCAGAGACGTGAGGAAACTGGAAGTCACTCTCCGGCAGCTCTTCATCATCATGGGAGAGAAATGCCATGGGGTAAGAAATGTCATACTCCCTCGTATCCACTGATGAACCTTATTTCATTAACAAATAAGCTATGACAGGTGAGTAGCGTTTGGCAGATTTTGACATTGAAGGAGCTATAAGGCAAatgtcattatttaaaaaaaaaacaaactacagaACAGTGTTGTGAAGAACAAAGCCGGCCGGCTGTGCGTGCATGTACTACGTCCATTGCCACTGAGGTCTTAGCCGCTCtgtgcccataaaatgccacagtCAGAGCAGTAGAGCACATCCAGCTGATTGACACGCtgtcttgctaacagcattttaaagttatgagttactcaGTTCCTCTTCTTCATTTAACATGTTCCATCGaaagtgatgctgttttgctttgtatttatcctttgcaaatatgcgtGTACAAGGTGACAGGTGAGAATGAGAGATGAGGAGGGGGGTAGGTGGGTGGATTGGGGTAGGGGGTTTGCAGCTGGAGGGGAGGTAGAGAGATTTGTGGCTTGCctcacatcttgttttggtctacaaacAATGCTCAACggcccacctagtggtgaaagttcacttattgctcctttaaataaaaacaaaaagatatgtCACAATTCAGATGCCTAATTCCTCCCACAGCTGGTGCACACACCACAGCTCcataggtggcagtaatgccaCCTATAGCAGTTTGTTTGCTATCTCTGAAGTAGATGGACAGGATGCATCAAATGACAAGAAAGGGAACATTTACCGAGGATGGAACTTGGCGTTTGGGACGGaaggtttttaataaaatatgtatcACGGGGGCAGCTTTAACAATATCACGGCTGAGTGCAAATTGAAAACTATCTATATAAAGAGGgaaacatttacaaataaatgttttcaaaagatCTTAGATCAATTGCTTTCTACTTTACATGatgtaattttgtctttttatgagCTTGTTTAAGGGATTAAATACTGTTTTACaacagaacagcaaaaccaattaaaaatTGACCATGACATGTTGTTTTCGAGGTGATAAACTGTATGTAAGGAAATTTGACATATTTTAATGAACATTCTGTCATATAGCTTTAAATACTGTTTCAATTGTGTATTCTTCAAAGCCAGGTTGAGTCAGGAAGCTTGGTGTTTTATAATGAAATTTCATTCACGTCTAATTGTTTAGCCATGGCTTACCCCATTTTTGCAAAAGTGTTTGGCATTTGGCTACCTCAGTAATGAGTCTTCTGTCTCCATGAGGACTTTACCTGCACAAAAGTGGAGCTGGACTGCAGCAAGAGCCTGTAGCACAGAGTCTGCCCATTTGCAGAGTTTAACGAGACACGACAAAAATAACCCTTATCAGCGCACGCTATAGGTCAAGATCATGGAGTTACAATGAAATATGAAGGACAGCTAAATGACATAGAGTGCACGAATAGcctgccaaaaaaaagaaaagaaaaagaaagaaacaacatttGGGCAGAAAAGAATTGGGTAAACActaactgtaaaaaaacaaacaaacaaaatatgagATTTTAATACATGTTagcaaaaactaaaactaaatacCTGAACACATATTCAAACATCTGTTTTCCCACCGTCCCACTCGCTGCAGCATGAGTTGAGAGAATATATGGGAAACAGACAGTCTGCAGTTTAATGGGTCACTCAGTGGGGGCTCTGACAGGATTAGGCACGGTTTATGATGCAGATTATGAAAACTGTGCTGTCCTGTGGGGACGTGTGATCCCGCTCACATGATCTCACACACATCTAGGTCTGCAGGCGCTGTCCTTTAAAAGACAGAGGTGACCTGTCGGCGCAGACTGGGGCATGGTGTGAAAAAGTGGGTGTTGCTGTAATTGGGGTAAATCGTAGACTGAAAATACAGTAAATGGTGTGTAAGAGTCAAAGTGTCCCCTGGGAGGCTGCGTACATTGTGTACACACACAACTCTTATGTCACATTATATTGGGTACAATTGTTGTCATGTATAAGAAAATACTATTAAAATCTGACACCGATCCCACTTGtcattttagatatttatatttatttatgcatatttattCTTACATGATCTCTTGTGTGTTTTAACAGGACCTGGTATTTACAATCTATGACTGTGCTGCACTGGAGCGTCCATACAATCGCTACTAAAATTCTTGCTGGTCCAAACAGAGTTGGAAGACGTGGAAAAGACTGCTtcgatcatatatatatatatatatatatatatatatatatatatatatatatatatatatatatatatatatatatatatatatatatatatacatgcaaTGTGttacattaaattacacacaatttATCCAACAATTATTGCTCACACTGTGTTGGTTTTACATGAAAAgtaactgtttttttccccctatatgTAACAGTTTTTCTCCATACTGGACAATAAGCGCAACATTTAAGATAACATGAAGCaagaaattttatttaatttttttattgtttgcagtgccttgcaagagTATTATTGCCCTGtgaaatttttcacattttaatggTAATAAACCTTAATGCTAAAGACTTTTCATGGCCGCCTCCAAGCAAAGACTTTTTTCTTGCCCTCTTTTATTTGTGCATGAATAATAGTTGTGTAGTCAGATTCTCTCCCCTGACCACCTgactccagctcctccagagtgaccaaggacctcttggctgctttaCTGATTAAAGCCCTCCCTTGTCCAGCCTCTAACTTCACCATGCTTTAAAACTGCTGTAGGAATTTTGagaaaaccagaaccagaaaatTTGAACAAGAGCACCTTACACGTCCCTCCACTATGCTTTGTACTCCACTAAAGCCCTTGCCAGTTATTCTGTAAATCAGGTTGTTTCTCCACTTCTCCACACAGCTACAGCCCACCAGCAATCTTGAGCTTGAATTAggactggacgatatagaaaataagcatattgataaaatagatctcatattgatcgatatcgataattatcaacaaattcaaaacatatattttaagtgccgctctggtcattttatgctgttgcttagcgacctattttgagatacacacacaaacactgaattcaaactcaactctttattcaaacaactttttaccaaaactgtaagttttttttaaaagaaaaaataacgtgtgctctctgaactctttaaagggggcggagtttggttcctgggtctgcattgtgattggttgggaggatgtattgactgtaatattaacctatatggctagaatgcaaaaggaaggaaaactgtaagtttattgaactttttggcccattttttctatcatcaatatacatctatcaatcaatatatatattgttattgaattatctaACTGGAAGCTGATGTACCTTAACAAACCAAAtgtggccttcacagaacagctgtggcCGGACGCTATTTACAAGCTAGATGATTTCTGGGGGGGAAAATGGCTGCACTTCATTTTATTTGGGAATATCAGATCAGCAGGAGTGAAAACAAATGCTTGCcacacattttatatttaatttgtaaaaagcGTAAAAACCTGTAACCGCTTCACAgttgttggtccatcacataaaatctctaAAATCCAGGAAGATTGTGGTTGTAACTTGACAAGTTTGGAAAGGTAAAAGTGGTTCTGATACTTATGACAGGCACTATGATAACAGGTTATATGCTAAAGTATCTAGGTGAAGATAATGAGTTTCTAGGAAATAAAGTGACATTTTTGAATCCCTTttgttgtcttttctttctttttcttttctttttttgtcataatttgaAAAAGCCACAGGGCCTTTATGAATTTCCCCTGACTCTTTTTGCTGTAAACGGATACAAATATTAAGGTCAAAAGGTCCCTAAAGATGTTTTAAGGAAGTGAAAGAGCTCTAGGTTGTCTTATTGCACCTGTGAAGCCAAGCTGATGTCACAGAAAATCAACAAAGTAAACATGTATGCAACAGTATCAAGCCATTAGTGTGGGCAGATTAGAGGAAACCTCTATGGGCCTGACTGAACTTGCATGAACTTGTCTCTTTCCTCTAGGCTATTGTCTCTAGAGCAAGAGAGGAGATAAGATGGGAACACATGAGCTTGTTGCGTAAACCTTTCGCAAACACTAAGTGTTAGGTTAGAAGAATGAAATGAAACCATTTCTGATCATTGTTGATACACGACAGGTTAGGTTGTGTTTTCCAACCCAGTTGAActcaattcagtttaattatatagtggcaattcacaacacatgctaTCTTAAGGTAGTTTACACAGTCAGTTTAATGGCAGATTGAttcaaaagttttctatctatgGACCGCACCGAGTCATTGACCTGCAGCATTCCTTACTCCTAGATGAGTATTTTAGTGATAGATGATAGTCGTTTGCTTGTGTccttgactttgcagcaatccttcatactgaccctgcatgtagcgacagcggtgtaggaaaactcccctttagcaGGAAGAATCCTCCaggagaaccaggctcagtgtgaacagccgtCTGCCATGACTGACTGGGTGTCAGAGAAGATAGAGCATATACAAAAAGAGCACAgcagcactgatccaggaggactatctatgtgagagaaaagttCAAATGTAAGGGCAGTAGTAGCTCCTTTAGTGGATTCATCTGAGAGAGACACATAGCTAAGTCAGGgaagctctgagccagttttcaagACTAGAGGAGGAAAAAGAGCACATGCAGTTAGTCACAGCCAACAGCTACATCTAGGGGCCATGCGTTAAATCTATAAAAGGAGAACATGAAGCTGTTTGCAGCATTAGCCCAGCAGATGCCCTCCTCTAGGATGGTATAAAGAGAGCTATTAAAAATAGCAAATAATGCTAAATTGGAGATTAGTTGGAAAATGTAGCAGAGTGAGGGAAATTGGtcattatgtcctccagcaacCTAAGGCTATAGCATCTTGAAAATAGCTCAGGCTAACCTtggccactctaactataagcttgatcaaaaaggaaagtttgatGCGTGGTCTGAAAAGCAGGGTGTCTGGCTcatggactaaaactgggagttggttccacaggagaggagccggATTACTAAAAggtctgcctcccattctactttttgagactctaggaacctcaagtaaacctgcagtctgagagtctgaatcctgatagtaaagaattataaaaaaaagaaaatatatcctTAACTGTTTAACTGGTGGGTATCTGATTTAAGATGAACCCTTAAATTGTCATGGTTTTAGAAACATTCCTATCCATATAACAGATAATTCAGCTCTTAATAGGTCAGATAATTATGAGTTAGTCAAGCTCTAAAGGCTTTATTATAGAATGCAACATGAATTATCTATAATTCTGGTAAGGAAATTTTCTGGAATCTTTGCTCAGTTTAGTTTTGATATAAGAATTAAAGGTGCATGGCTGTGTCTAATTAATTGGAGCAAGTTACCAAAGTTTGTCCTCCTACTGAGAGTACAAACAATTTGGAAAACTTTCTCAGATGGACAGGGATAAAAGACAACAGAAATGGTGAAGCTCCATGAAGCTTTTCTCATTTTCAacaatcaaagtaaaaacaaatcaaagtttTTGGCTTTGCTGTGAAGCAGTATAATATACATATAAGCCATTTATTAAACCAGCTAGggattaaaatgtagaaaaactcACATTTCTTGTTGCATGATTGTTGTCACTACTAACATCTCATTGTTGTTATGGCTGTGTTGTAAGGTACTCCTTTTTCTAATTTACTTTAAATATCAGATAAAGACAACCCgagtaaacacaaaacacacgtTTCAAATTGTTGGTAAAGCGGCACCCAAACTTACTTGGTTGTTTTTGGAAAAGTCATCTTCCCCTTTGTTAAAGCGTGAATTAACTTTGACTTCAGCATTACCGTAAATAGACCTTTTGGGAcagtataaagtggctaaaagatctcaaaaacaATGCACGATGCCTTGATCTACATAAATGGAAAAATGGATAATAGCTCGGTTAAAGACACACATCATTTGGAATTACAACCCCAATTCTAAGGCTCTGGGCCTCCAGTGAACACACACTGAGAGCCATCATCCACAAATAGAGAAAACATGGGACAGTGTTGCGTATTCCCAGGAGTGGCTGGTCTACCAAAAATAACTCCAAGAGAGACTCAAAAACCTCACGGAAGTCacgcaaagaaaaaaaattaactgaacaAGATTCAAAGCACCCTAGGCCTTACTTAGCCAAAGGTTAGTGTTCATGATTCCACAACAAAGAAAGAGACTGGGAAAAACTGCATGCATGGGAAATGtctgaggaaaacaaaaagtcaaacCAATAGAACACAAAGGCTTGTCTCACATATGCACCAAACATATTGATGATCCCCGAGATATTTCCGAAAATATTCTGCGGGCCGACGAGAACAACGTGAAACTTTTTGGAATGTGTGTATCCTGTTCAATCCGGGGCCAAACTATCTCCGATGTTCTGTTCTCTGTGAGAAGATCCTGAAGGAAAAATTCTGGCATTCAATTTGTGATCTTTAGCTTAAGTGCATTTGGGTTTTCAAGCAGGACAATGACGTGAATCACATCAGCAAATCCACCTCTGAGTAGCTCAAAAAAGCTAAAAGGTTTTGGAGAGTCTAAGTCCGGACTCGACTCTAATGGAGATGCTGCTGCATAAACAGGCCATTTAAACCAATCCTACAATACGGACAAATTTACACAGAAGCATGGAGCACAATTCCACCTCAGTGATGTAAAACACTTTCCACTTATCGTAAATACTTGATGGCAGTAATCGCTGGAGGATGTGTCAcaaccggttattaggtttacAGGAAAACTATTTTTGACTTAGGGCCAGGTTGGGTTAGATACCTATTTCCCCTTAATAAAGTAAACATTATTCTGTATAAACATGGGTTCTGTTTgccttgtgtgaaaaaaattggATGCTGATATGAAAGACCTCCAGCTGAGAAAAGTAATATTACAGAGGAAATCTGTCCTGGTAAATGCGTTTTCACAGCACTGCATGGACAATAACAAACTCAAACACCCACcgaaataaacatgtaaaagggTTGACTGAAAAAAGTTCAGAAATAACCAATGAACCTCAGACCAGCAGGGAAATATGAGGGTTGAGAGTCCTTTGGCTTTTGCCAAGTCGAGATACAGAAAGAAATCAGAGgcttctttaattttattttagattcatACTCATGCTTTTTATATTCATCTTAATCTGACCTTTTGTAAGTTTCTGATTCAGTTTCCTTGCattcttttccctttttgggGCAAGATAATCAGGATAGTGAGAGGGATAAAATGTGCACAAAGTATTAAGTCACTCAGGATAAAGATCATTATTTTGTGATACAGATTTACTAATGTAGCAGCTACCCAAACAGACCACTTAGCTTTGatgttgaataataaaaaaaataaaaaccgtGTCAGTtatgaattataaaaaaaaaaaaaaaaaaaaaaaagcaaacaacgCGTAATGCACTTAGCTTCCGGACACGTTTCGATGCGGAAAAGCGGACTGTCGCAACCGTAGACATAATATATAATGTTTATGGTCGCAACAGCTTCTTTGGAAGCTCGTTAAGGAAAGATGTCCACCAGGGGGAGCTGCTTCTCCACGTGTTGCAGCGAAAAGCAAGCAGGCTGACCTGTAACAGTTAGACACACTAATGATGAAACAATAATGATGATGACGACGAGCTTCAGGTGTTTTGATCAAACATTGGTAACccataatgataaaaataaataaagataataaaaaaggaacacGTGCATAGCTGTCAAACGCAGGGTAGCTGGCTTTTAACAGGAGCGGCTGCGCGCTCCAACCCGGACATGAAGTCCTTTCACCCCATCTGTAACACACTGAGAACGACTCGAGGAACTACATTTCCATGACGCCACCGAGGAGGGCTGTTGCGCAATAAGGTGGGGCTTCGTCTCTCAGTTTGAATCAACAAGTCACccaagcagacagacagacagacagcagaCAGTCAGGCAGGCAAACACGCAGAGAGCCCCATCAGCGCGTCCTCCACTACAGCGGCAGGTGGTCACCGCGCGTCGCGCACTTTGCTTGCAGCCCTTGAGGAGGATTTTTGACATGTTTTCATCGTATACCCCGCAGATTCCCGGGGAGTAAAATGGATGGAGCAGAttaacttctttaaaaaaagtactcagttctgttttttgtttttcttaaggAGGCGAAACGTGAAGAtaggtacctttttttttagcgtCTCTGCCTGCGTAATGCTCTCTGCGTAGAGATCGTTCAAACGCATTCTCTGCTTTcgtcttttacttttttttttttttacatttcattttatttccctttttacgGCGCCACATTTAGTTATGGCACTCGCAAGGTTTAGTAAAATGCTCCGTCTGCCGACTGAGCGAAAGAAACTCAAACAGTATGAGCACGTCCACCGGGACGTCAACCCTAATGACATCTGGGAAATAGTTGGAGAGCTTGGGGACGGTGCGTTTGGGAAGGTTTACAAGGTAAGACTCATTGTAAAAAACACCTGAGTTGCTATTCCTTcttatatgtttattttctccTTTATTTCTGTACTTCCATAATGAAGTCAACTTATTTCACAGCAGAAATTAAAGTAAGACGCAACATTATTGATCAAATAGATTTTTAAGTTTGGAGTGTTTTGGGGTGTGGCGGGCCTCTCCCCATCACACGTGAGATGCTTCACCCTttcagcattgttttttttttatttttttttataaacggGCAACTATGTAAAGTATGTTGTTGGTCAGGTTGTCACTCTCAGCGTTTAAGTTGCTGCAACCGCATGAGACAGTCCATGTGCGTCTCAGAGTATTAGAATATCATAAAAATACAATTGGCTCAAATAAATTAGTAAATTATGTTCATATAATATGATTCATTGCCCAAAATGATACGTTTGACGTAgatatagttgttgtttttgatgtgttccatttttttttaataaatggttGGAAGAAGACCGCAGAGAAGCATAGAATCCAAGTTTCCTCAGATCCCGTGTGAAGTTTAGAGAGCCAGTGAAGATCTGGGGAGCCATCtgatctgctggtgttggtccatcGTGTTTGAGCAAGTCTAAACTACTGCGCAGCGTTCTATCGGGAGACTTTTTAGAAGACATATAGAGCCTTATGAATTCTCTGATTTACTTTCTCCTGCAGGACATGGCGCCTGCCCACAGTACCACAAGTGCCATGTCCTGCCGAAATGACCGTGGCGTCACTGTGTTTGATTGGGCTGCAAGTTCGCCTGTTCTAAACCTCGTCGAGAGGGAGATGAGACAACAGGGTTAGCAGTGCAGATGAGCTTGAGGCCACTGTTAAAGCAGCCTAAGCTACCTgtaacacctcagcagagcccCAGGAtatgtttgggtttttattaaCTGCAGCCCATAATCATTAAAATGAACAGTAATAATTGCTTGAGTTGTATCACTCTGCTTTTGATCAATTGATGTATCACAAGTTTTTTTATACATCTACTAAAACAAATGACTTCTTGTGAGGCACCTGCGTTcctccttttttacacagttacCTCAGTCTTTTCTGTGAATCCCCCTACAGTACAAGTCAGCCCAATTGGACGGTGAAAGCCCTTTTCATTATTTCTGTGCCGCCTTCCAGACCTCAGCAACTGGCCGGCTTTTGGCTTGGAAAACGTATTAATCTCGACCTACTGGCTTGTCAGTTCTCCTCTGTGAAGCTGGGCACAGGCGTTCTGTGTCCACACAGCCCAGCGGAGCACAGTGAATGCCTTTGAAACGGCGGCGGCTGTGGAGGAAGACGCAGCTCTTTGGAAGAATTCTGCAATGGGTATAAAAGGCACTTTTTGTAAGGAAGGCAACAGTCTGTTTGGATATTTGGGGTTAGCTGGACAGGGTTCTAAGCaattaacttttcaaaaatTGTCCATTTTCATGAAACCTTCTGGGACACAAACATCCGGTTTCAGGGGAACGCATGTTTGGGAAAACTTTTATTATAAGCCATTTCAAGCCTATAGAGTTTGATGCACAAGCTAAGAGCAATTCGTTAGTTGTCAGTGCTAAAAGTTGCAAAAAAGTTCCAAAACTAACTAATTTCAGGAGGATCAAAGAAGATCTCTCCCTTTTatatttttgacttttcccaTTCAAACAACCCCGTTCTTTGGCTTTTGTCTGCTATTACCGGATGGGTTTCCAGGATGACATCTTCACACCTACAGCTTTCAGACACGCTGAACTTCTGGAGGCAGTCACCGAGCAGATGATGCCCTAGGGAGGAAGTCGTGGGACAGTGCCTGCATCTCGACGTCTGACTGTTGCTGCTCCCCAAATTTCAGAATTAATCAGGTCATGTGTTTGAGGGGGAGGCCTCAAGTGGTGAATTGCACATGTTTTCCGTTAAAGACCGTAATAGGGGAGGCCTGGGCGACAAGTCGGGGCTTGGTTTTATCATTTACAAATCAGACTGTTGGGGGGGCGGTTGTCAGGAAAAGGCTAGATTTGGATGTGGGACTTGTTCTGCTGAAGGCGCAGACCTTTCTGTCGTTGAGACTAAACAGACCTGTTCCATAGCATAATGTGGTTGACAGTGTATAGACTGGTCCTGACAGATTCTCCAAAAGTTAACACCACAGCTGGAAGAACAAGTGCTCAGAAGAGGAGAGTTGTAGCATAATCCTGAAAGTTTTAACACTAAGTGCAactgttgttttccttttattagAACCATTGAGATGTGTGTGTCTGGTTCCAGAAGTCAGGAGAACTGATTTACTAActaaaagctgtgtttttttttttctgccgcaAGCCTAGTTTGTGAGTCTGTGATCAAGCAAATGTGTTTGGCTGCTGTTCACAACAGAAATGCACCGATCAGAGATTTTGTTTGCCCAATTTCTGATTGTGTGAAGCTCTGCTCCGCCAATACTGATTCCAAATGCTCCTTAAGagtgaaatatgttttaaatgcattctgCTAAAAGTGTCAGTTCATATGTCTAATCAACAAACATCTTGagtaaaatgatttttaaaaagtgtttaatcATGAACAGCCCGTAGTTACAGAGTGTAGAAATCCTCCAGCTTATAGGACAGAGGTATCTGTACAAATAAAACCCAACTATAAAAGGATTATAGCAAATctcatttcattcatttattggaCAAAACTGAGAAACTTTGCTGTGTTCGTCCACCATGGTGGTTCTGAAAGGTGTGGTCTGGCGAGGCTTATGCGGATTTTACGCAAAGACGCCGATGCAGCACGACAATCGTCCCACATTACCAGCTAGTTTAGCATCTCAGGGCATTGCCGTATCCACTTTTTGACTCATGAATGACCAAAGAGGGGTTTGGTCTGAACTACAACTCGGCCgttctaacacataaatatgctttaatctaaagCTGTTTGTGGTATTTGCTAAAGTCTCTCCCCCGCAAAAGCTAATTGTCCTCAGAATTCCTTGTTCCTTCCTAGAACCTTCTTCATACCATAATT belongs to Fundulus heteroclitus isolate FHET01 chromosome 11, MU-UCD_Fhet_4.1, whole genome shotgun sequence and includes:
- the zmp:0000001268 gene encoding CYTL1 domain-containing protein, with protein sequence MSIMKKLLLVLSVVPMALSYPFFPPTCYSKALRMAREITQMEADLKIGYDTGHCMAHMPDLYLDIHNACVMYKMRAYISLLEDLRRRRCAYTRDVRKLEVTLRQLFIIMGEKCHGDLVFTIYDCAALERPYNRY